One genomic region from Stackebrandtia nassauensis DSM 44728 encodes:
- a CDS encoding 1-aminocyclopropane-1-carboxylate deaminase/D-cysteine desulfhydrase, translating into MNPDVTRGLEPVLPSPVVELRDERLERHGVRVLVKRDDLIHPDVPGNKWRKLKYNLEVARERGFATLLTFGGAYSNHVRAVAAAGRALGFATVGVIRGEERLPLNPSLEFAVRQGMRLTYMDRTTYRRKTDADVVAGLRERFGEFYLIPEGGSNALAVKGCAELPGEIDVDYDLVCCASGTGGTLAGIAAGLPDGKRALGFQVLKGGDFLSEEVRRLQREAYGNVGDNWSINADFHFGGYAKRTPELLAFIDDFRARHGIELDRIYTAKMMCGTFRLVETKQIPAGTTAIAIIAGLVPPRHPGAGVAVSR; encoded by the coding sequence GTGAATCCGGACGTCACGCGGGGGCTGGAACCCGTCCTGCCTTCGCCGGTCGTGGAGCTGCGCGACGAGCGGCTGGAGCGGCACGGGGTGCGGGTGCTGGTCAAGCGCGACGATCTGATTCATCCCGACGTGCCGGGCAACAAGTGGCGGAAGCTGAAGTACAACCTGGAAGTGGCTCGGGAGCGTGGGTTCGCGACGCTGTTGACGTTCGGTGGGGCGTACTCGAATCATGTCCGGGCGGTGGCGGCGGCCGGGCGGGCGCTGGGTTTCGCCACGGTCGGGGTGATTCGTGGTGAGGAGCGGTTGCCGTTGAATCCGTCGCTGGAGTTCGCGGTGCGGCAGGGGATGCGGTTGACCTATATGGACCGGACGACGTATCGGCGTAAGACCGACGCCGATGTGGTCGCGGGTTTGCGGGAGCGGTTCGGGGAGTTCTATCTGATTCCCGAGGGTGGCAGTAATGCGTTGGCCGTCAAGGGGTGCGCTGAGTTGCCGGGTGAGATCGACGTCGATTACGACCTCGTGTGCTGTGCGTCCGGTACCGGCGGGACGCTGGCGGGTATCGCGGCCGGGTTGCCGGACGGCAAGCGGGCCTTGGGGTTTCAGGTGCTGAAGGGTGGCGACTTCCTCAGCGAGGAGGTGCGGCGGTTGCAGCGCGAGGCGTACGGGAACGTCGGCGACAACTGGTCCATCAACGCCGATTTCCATTTCGGAGGGTACGCGAAGCGCACGCCGGAGCTGCTGGCGTTCATCGACGATTTCCGGGCCCGGCACGGTATCGAGCTCGACCGGATCTACACCGCCAAGATGATGTGCGGAACCTTCCGGCTCGTCGAGACGAAGCAGATCCCCGCGGGTACCACGGCCATCGCGATCATCGCGGGATTAGTCCCTCCCCGACACCCTGGAGCTGGGGTTGCGGTTTCGCGTTGA